The following coding sequences are from one Ruminococcus flavefaciens AE3010 window:
- the rpsK gene encoding 30S ribosomal protein S11 has translation MAQQKGKKVTTVRRRRERKNIESGAVHIQSTFNNTIVTITDTAGNAISWASAGELGFRGSKKSTPFAAQTAAETAAKAAMEHGLKNVEVYVKGPGAGREAAIRALQTVGLEVRMIKDVTPIPHNGCRPPKRRRV, from the coding sequence TTGGCACAGCAGAAGGGTAAAAAAGTTACTACTGTCAGAAGACGTAGAGAACGTAAGAATATCGAGAGCGGCGCTGTTCATATCCAGTCCACTTTCAATAACACGATCGTTACGATCACAGATACAGCCGGAAACGCTATCTCTTGGGCAAGCGCTGGCGAACTCGGCTTCAGAGGCTCAAAGAAGTCCACTCCTTTCGCAGCTCAGACAGCTGCTGAGACAGCTGCAAAGGCAGCTATGGAGCACGGCCTCAAGAATGTTGAAGTATACGTAAAGGGACCCGGTGCAGGCCGTGAAGCAGCTATCAGAGCACTTCAGACCGTAGGCCTTGAGGTTAGAATGATCAAGGACGTAACACCTATCCCGCACAATGGCTGCCGTCCGCCTAAGAGACGTCGTGTCTGA
- the rpsM gene encoding 30S ribosomal protein S13, translating to MARIAGVDLPKNKRIEIGLTYIYGIGRQTATNILAATGVNPDVRVKDLAEEDVAKLRDYIDEHYTVEGDLRREVALNIKRLVEIGCYRGVRHRKGLPVRGQRTKTNARTRKGPVKTIANKKK from the coding sequence ATGGCAAGAATAGCCGGTGTTGACCTTCCAAAGAATAAGAGAATCGAAATCGGTCTCACTTATATCTACGGAATCGGTCGTCAGACTGCAACAAATATCCTCGCAGCAACAGGCGTAAATCCTGACGTAAGAGTTAAGGATCTCGCAGAAGAGGATGTAGCTAAGCTTCGTGACTATATCGATGAGCATTACACAGTTGAGGGTGACCTCCGCCGTGAAGTTGCTCTTAACATCAAGAGACTTGTTGAAATAGGCTGCTACAGAGGCGTTCGTCACCGTAAGGGTCTCCCCGTAAGAGGTCAGAGAACAAAGACAAACGCAAGAACCCGCAAGGGCCCTGTAAAGACTATCGCTAACAAGAAGAAGTAA